ACACAACTTTGCATGATGCTTGCGAATGGTCTAGCCAGAGGTGAAAAAACTATATTTGATTTGGAAGTTGAAGACTCACCATCTCCAAGATTAGTTTTATACTATGATTTTGAGATGTCAAACCAGATGCTTTTAAAACGCTGTGGCTTTAAAGAATTATCTGATTTGGAGAATTTAACACAGGAAGACATCACAGACAGGCTTCCTCAATTCATCCGGGTTGATTTACATTCGATGCGTTCAGACCTTTTAAAGTTTGGTGTCGATAAGGATGTTTTAAATGAATCATCAAAAATTCGTCAGCTGTTTACTCATATCGAATGGTATTTGAAGAATCACGAGGAATACAATATTGTGACCGTGGTTGATAACATCACTTCCATATACAGTAGAACTGAAGATAATAGGTCTGCTCAGATATTGATGAATGACTTCAATGATTTAAAACAAGAGTATGGCTCAAGGATTACTAATTTAATACTTGCTCATACTCCAAAAGTGAATCCTGAGCAGCAACTTCGAAAGGAACATTTAAAAGGTGCGAAATCACTTTCCGACTTGGCCGATGCCGTTATTGGTTTAAAAGACTCCTATCAGGACAAAGACCTTTTCTACCTGAAACAGGTTAAGTGTCGATTGGATGGAGTTGAATTTGGTGAAGATAATGTTTTAATCTTTAAACGTACTGAGGATGACAATGGTGCATTCTCTCTCGTTGTTAAAGGCACAGACAGGGAAGTCGCCCATATCAAGACGGAAGAAGCCCGGAAGCTTGAAATTGAAGCTGCTAATGAGGATTTATATGAGAGTATAACCGATGCATTTAATGTGTCGTTCAATTCTCTCGATGAATTTCCTTCGCATGTAGCTATGGATGAACGTTCTGATTACATTTTTAATGCATCAGACATATCCAATATTATTTCTGAGGATTCTGATGCGTATTTCCCTGAAAGACAGATAACCAGAGCTCTAAATGCTAATGGTTTGAAGTATAAAGGTCATAGAATAAAGGGTGGACAGTCCAAAAAGGGCTATTTACTTGAAAGACTTACTTGAAGTTCTTAAAAACATTTTTAGGGCTGTTTCTTCGGAGGCAGCCCTTTTTTGCACGTTCCTTGTTCCCTGTACCCTACAGAACGGGTATTTTAGAACTTAAGGAACCGGGAACCGTTTTTCACCGATAAGCAAAGGTATTCCACGAGCCGGAAACACCAAGGGCATGTAAATCGAATGGATTGTTTATTTTAATGGTATTCGCCCCTTGTTTAATTCCTGCTCTTGCATGGGAGTTGCTTAACGGTTAGAAGCAACCGAGATGTGCTCAAACCAGAGCTTATTTCGGAGTTATTGGTTTCCCTTACTATTATCTCTACTCTCAATTTAATATTGACTAAATATTTCCCTTTCTAACCTTCTTTTTGTGAATTTCAATAATTTCGGTATTCTTTAAAATGATATTCTCTTCCGTTTTTAGATTACGCAAGAAAATGAAATTTTGTGTCTGCCCCACAAAAGCAATATCCCCTTTTGTCTTTATTTGTTTGTCTTCTAAAATGATTGTTGCTTCATATAACGGATATCCTATTTTAACCTTCTTCTGCTTTATTGCATTAAAACTGAAGATGAAAATTAGAAATAACATGATATGCATTGTTATGAAAGAGAATGTGTCGTTTTTTTCCTCATAAAATATTGTACTTATTTTATCAAATAACTTATAAAAAATGGGAGAAATGGCATAATATAAAAATAATAGCGTTATAAAAATAGATGACAGACCAACATCTAATAGTGCCGAATCATTCTTGTTATATGCGCGTATTATAGGTATGAGATTATCTAATGCGATGTATAGCATTAAAAGTCGATATGCTCCTACTATGGACAGAAGGACCTTAATTTTTGTCCATAAACTGAATTTTTTTCTAAAACGTCTAACAGTTAGCAGCTTATATAATGTTACCACAGGGTTTCTCTTGTTCTTCTCCTCCTCTTCATCGAAAATGGATAATAAAATATTTATCAATCTGGGTGTAGCCACTATTAACAAGCTCAAAAGTATTGATGTAAATGACAGTGCCAACTCAGTGATATTAATGTAGTTGTATATTTCTACTTCAAAAAATGTATAATATATATACATGTTTAAGTAGCCGAATATTATTAATAGGAAATAACAAAAAGTAAGATACTGAATTATCGTCTTCATTGGATTAATATTAGAGCTTGGGCAATTTAACTAAAATTACCGATTATTGGTAGTGATCTCGGCTTGAATGCATATCGAAAATCATTCAACCCGGTTGGGGGCTCGGCAATGAAGTTACGGGCTATCTATTGATACATAATAACTTTTATACAACTTGATTGAGTTGCTGAACCCTGCGGGAGATTAATATTTACTCAACCAACTCCTATAAAAGGGTATTATATACAATAGGGTTGCGATTGTCTGTTTCAATAAATATATTAGCGATTAGTTATTTGAATTATTAACCGGAAGTGTTTCCATCATGTTTCCACTTGGAGGAATTCATGAGAGGGGTTAGAAATTAAAAAGCTGATAATCAAGAGTGCTAAGTCTTTGAAAATCAGCTAATTGTGTGCCCAGAACAAGACTCGAACTTGCACGGGAAAATCTTCCCACAAGGCCCTCAACCTTGCGTGTCTACCAATTCCACCACCTGGGCATTATTTTTTTGAACGTGCCTGCAAAACTATAAAATTTCTTTTAACCTGCTTACTACAATCTGATTTTTTGTAATTCAGCATTTTTCACGAATTATTTAATATTACGATCGTATTCTTCAGCGAGCTCCAACTTTTTAATTGTTCCGTTAACAACAGTTGCCGTGTAGCGCGATGTTTTTTTTACCTGAGGAGTTACCATCGGGTCGAGCGTAAGTTTGTGTTGGCTGATCTCCGTACTTTTTAAAAATTCAACTTTTTCAAATATATAGATATCACTACTTTCATTGTTAAAAACGGTAATGGGCTTACCAAATTCCGATTCCATAGTAGATAACGGTTGGCCAATGTATGATTTTTGCACCATTCGTTGCGAACTGCACGAAACCAAAACAACCATAACTATACTAAATAATAAAGCTCTCATGTACTTAATTTTGCCCAAAGAAAACCAGAAAAAATGAAATCCGCCGTGTTTTAATCCTATTTAACGTTTTCGGTGTTAAAAAATGGTTGTCTTATTGTTATAACTTAACCAACTTGCCAATTAATATTTTTTATCTTTGCAGCGTGTTTTACAACATGTTCTTAAATTAATAGTTCGCTGCAACATGATTCAATTCTTTAAAACTCAAAGTAACAGTATTATCGCAGTTTATTCTGCACAGCCTTTAGGCGACGAAAACATCGAAAAACTGGTATGGTTATTTTCAGGAGCCGAAAGTTTAAAACCTCAAAAAATGGATGGCTGGTTTGTTGGCCCACGTAAAGAGATGCTTACTCCGTGGAGTACAAACGCCGTTGAAATCACCCAAAACATGGGTATCGAAGGAATCCGAAGAATGGAGGAATTTTTCGAAGTAGAAAACGAAAAAGCAAAGTTCGACCCAATGCTTCAGGCAATCTACAACGGGCTCGATCAACAGATTTTTGCGATTGATAAAGAACCCGATCCGATTTTGAATATTGAAGATATTGCAGCGTATAACGAACAGGAAGGATTGGCTTTGAGCGACGACGAGATTCAATACCTGAATTCGGTGTCGAAAGAAATGGGACGCCCGCTTACCGATGGAGAAGTGTATGGCTTTGCTCAGGTGAACTCGGAACACTGTCGGCACAAAATATTTAACGGAACCTTTATTATTGATGGAAAAGAAATGGAATCTTCTCTTTTCCAGATGATTAAAAAAACATCAAAAGAACATCCGAATAAAATTGTTTCGGCCTACAAAGATAACTGTTCCTTCGTGCAAGGTCCGGTTGTGGAGCAGTTTGCACCAAAAACACAGGATAAACCCGACTTTTTTGAAGTAAAAGATATTGAAACCGTACTTTCGTTGAAGGCCGAAACACATAACTTCCCAACAACGGTTGAGCCCTTTAACGGTGCGGCTACAGGAACAGGGGGAGAAATTCGCGATCGTATTGCCGGAGGAAAAGGAGCATTGCCAATTGCCGGGACAGCAGTTTACATGACTTCTTACCCGAGAACGGAAGCAATGCGCTCGTGGGAACAGGCAACCGAAGAACGCGATTGGTTGTACCAAACACCGGAAGAGATTCTGATAAAAGCATCAAACGGTGCCAGCGATTTCGGTAACAAATTCGGCCAGCCGTTAATTACTGGTTCCTTACTTACTTTTGAGCATTTTGAG
Above is a genomic segment from uncultured Draconibacterium sp. containing:
- a CDS encoding AAA family ATPase encodes the protein MFNYLVEQQNLDMDFVISQVKNGTVSNCIDSELLNSVINLPSQTTYVCVDDLKKEIDQTFIDNVGNIGRNLKDIKHIHHLLECISNKKFNDLVILNDIIDSETKVVNNLYDIVDSRRIHNRFCDLFDLDGLRDAVEHRNRRLWGTLFQEGTNTILFSDNGVGKTQLCMMLANGLARGEKTIFDLEVEDSPSPRLVLYYDFEMSNQMLLKRCGFKELSDLENLTQEDITDRLPQFIRVDLHSMRSDLLKFGVDKDVLNESSKIRQLFTHIEWYLKNHEEYNIVTVVDNITSIYSRTEDNRSAQILMNDFNDLKQEYGSRITNLILAHTPKVNPEQQLRKEHLKGAKSLSDLADAVIGLKDSYQDKDLFYLKQVKCRLDGVEFGEDNVLIFKRTEDDNGAFSLVVKGTDREVAHIKTEEARKLEIEAANEDLYESITDAFNVSFNSLDEFPSHVAMDERSDYIFNASDISNIISEDSDAYFPERQITRALNANGLKYKGHRIKGGQSKKGYLLERLT